In one Mycobacteroides chelonae genomic region, the following are encoded:
- a CDS encoding class I SAM-dependent methyltransferase, with translation MTTPVSFDNRFFSATWSAIARREPPEIKELRAENLRGLTGRVLEVGAGTGSNFSLYPNTVTSVTALEPESGLRPQAEDAAAAAAIPVTVTAGVFEDLTVTGEDRFDAVVCSLVLCSVGDPDRAAAQAFEVLKPGGEVRFFEHVAHGGALGVAQRVVDATFWPRLFGNCHTHRDTLAALERAGFQIEERRDDWLKIFGIPMPSSSIVIGRAVKPA, from the coding sequence ATGACGACGCCCGTCAGCTTCGATAACCGGTTCTTCTCGGCAACGTGGTCCGCCATCGCGCGGCGCGAACCTCCAGAGATCAAGGAGCTGCGCGCCGAGAATCTGCGGGGCCTGACCGGACGCGTCCTGGAGGTGGGCGCGGGCACCGGCTCGAACTTCTCGCTGTACCCGAACACCGTGACGTCGGTGACGGCCCTGGAACCCGAATCCGGGCTGCGTCCGCAGGCCGAGGATGCGGCCGCTGCCGCTGCGATCCCGGTGACGGTGACCGCCGGCGTGTTCGAGGATCTCACCGTCACCGGCGAGGACCGATTCGATGCGGTGGTGTGCTCGCTGGTGTTGTGTTCGGTCGGTGACCCCGATCGTGCCGCCGCGCAGGCATTCGAAGTGCTCAAGCCCGGCGGTGAGGTGCGTTTCTTTGAGCACGTCGCCCACGGGGGCGCGCTCGGAGTGGCTCAGCGCGTGGTCGACGCGACGTTCTGGCCCCGATTGTTCGGGAATTGCCATACGCACCGCGACACGCTGGCAGCGCTCGAGCGGGCCGGGTTCCAGATCGAGGAACGGCGCGACGACTGGCTGAAGATATTCGGAATCCCGATGCCGTCCTCGTCGATCGTGATCGGCCGCGCGGTCAAACCCGCGTAG
- a CDS encoding class I SAM-dependent methyltransferase, translating to MTESDALRPSGSSRISGDSLEGVSATTLWTLHNRGTEAKRPDGVIKDPLAAELFDAIEYDYRKFGRPSQSHGLRALAFDTQARVYLATHPRAAIVALAEGLQTSFWRLGGAEPTAQFTWYSVDLPPVMELRNKLLPENQRIVGLAQSALDLSWIDRVDASEGAFITAEGLLMYLQPEESLGLIEACAKRFPGGQMMFDNIPHWFSRRTLQGLRLSDRYVAPPMPFALTPDEGEALTSIPGVVAAVDIPLQPGRGLWKFVNSKRLDRGFLRRTRPSMTLLQFG from the coding sequence ATGACCGAGTCTGATGCTCTTCGCCCCAGCGGCTCATCGAGGATCAGCGGAGACAGCCTGGAGGGCGTCTCGGCTACCACCCTGTGGACTCTGCACAACCGCGGAACCGAAGCCAAGCGGCCGGACGGTGTGATCAAGGATCCGCTGGCCGCGGAACTCTTCGATGCCATCGAGTACGACTACCGCAAGTTCGGGCGCCCGTCGCAATCGCACGGGCTGCGGGCACTGGCCTTCGACACGCAGGCACGTGTGTATCTGGCGACGCATCCCCGGGCAGCGATCGTCGCACTTGCCGAGGGCCTGCAGACCAGCTTCTGGCGCCTTGGCGGCGCCGAACCCACAGCCCAATTCACTTGGTACTCAGTTGATCTGCCGCCGGTGATGGAACTGCGCAACAAACTACTGCCGGAGAACCAGCGGATCGTCGGGCTGGCACAGTCGGCCCTGGACCTGAGTTGGATCGATCGGGTCGACGCCTCAGAGGGCGCGTTCATCACAGCCGAGGGCCTACTTATGTACCTGCAGCCGGAGGAATCTCTGGGGCTGATCGAGGCCTGCGCCAAGCGTTTTCCCGGTGGCCAGATGATGTTCGACAACATTCCGCACTGGTTCAGCAGGCGCACCCTGCAGGGGCTCAGGTTGTCGGACCGCTATGTGGCCCCGCCGATGCCGTTCGCGCTGACTCCCGACGAAGGCGAGGCCCTGACGTCAATTCCGGGAGTGGTGGCCGCCGTCGACATACCGCTGCAGCCCGGCCGTGGTCTCTGGAAGTTCGTCAACTCCAAGCGCCTTGATCGTGGATTTCTGCGCCGGACACGTCCCTCCATGACGCTGCTGCAGTTCGGATAG
- a CDS encoding class I SAM-dependent methyltransferase produces MAAIDARHLDGVSETALITLNQRATEANRPDGVLEDPMAIVLRDSLDYDYHHFGRTHQGIALRALTFDNISNDYLAAHPRATVVALAEGLQTSFWRIDNGELNWLSVDLEPIVRLRQQLLPPSDRLRYIAQSALEHSWMDQVDDSNGVLITAEGLFMYLERDVVFDLIAACAKRFPGGWMVFDTIPWLMSVYSQRRGWKLSEHYTVPPMPFSFTAHQYGQLRALDGVRTVREVRMPPGRGNFLKLATPLFYDLPFSDRIRPAMTVVEFG; encoded by the coding sequence ATGGCTGCCATTGATGCCCGCCACCTCGACGGGGTGTCGGAGACCGCGCTCATCACGCTGAATCAGCGGGCCACCGAGGCGAACCGGCCCGACGGCGTTCTTGAGGACCCGATGGCTATCGTGCTGCGCGACAGCCTCGATTACGACTACCACCACTTTGGTCGCACCCACCAGGGAATCGCGCTGCGGGCGTTGACCTTTGACAACATTTCCAACGACTATCTCGCGGCTCACCCACGTGCCACGGTGGTGGCGCTGGCCGAGGGTCTGCAGACCAGTTTCTGGCGCATCGACAACGGCGAGCTGAACTGGTTGTCCGTCGACCTGGAACCCATCGTGCGGTTGCGTCAGCAGTTGCTTCCGCCCTCTGATCGGCTCCGCTACATCGCGCAGTCCGCACTCGAGCACTCCTGGATGGACCAGGTCGACGACTCCAACGGCGTCCTGATCACCGCCGAGGGGCTGTTTATGTACCTGGAGCGCGATGTGGTGTTCGACCTCATCGCCGCCTGCGCTAAGCGCTTTCCCGGCGGGTGGATGGTCTTCGACACCATCCCCTGGTTGATGAGCGTCTATTCGCAGCGGCGCGGCTGGAAGCTCAGCGAGCACTACACGGTGCCGCCCATGCCGTTCTCCTTCACCGCGCACCAATACGGACAGCTACGGGCCCTTGACGGCGTGCGCACGGTGCGTGAGGTGCGGATGCCTCCCGGACGTGGAAACTTCCTGAAGCTGGCCACGCCCCTGTTCTACGACCTGCCGTTCTCTGACCGGATCAGGCCGGCGATGACGGTCGTCGAATTCGGTTGA
- a CDS encoding DUF5302 domain-containing protein — MTESKAGGDSAADDAKRKFREALDRKNNKANAAADHKDTARKPTHAHGRAGSHREFRRKSG; from the coding sequence ATGACCGAATCGAAGGCGGGCGGAGACTCGGCCGCGGATGATGCCAAGCGCAAGTTCCGCGAGGCCCTTGACCGCAAGAACAACAAGGCCAACGCCGCCGCCGACCACAAGGACACCGCAAGGAAGCCGACCCATGCACATGGCCGGGCCGGCTCGCATCGCGAATTCCGCCGTAAGAGCGGTTAA
- a CDS encoding acyltransferase family protein, giving the protein MTMTLGLPTADEVGAATAATRDRALDVIRIVSLVGVVLGHTVMAVSAIDNGVLLWGNLLNGRPVFQALTWVFQIMPLFFFAGVAASVGSWKPGTSWGSWLMHRCTRLYRPVFYYLGFWAVALLILRQILPLHVYEPVAGVSTQLLWFLGAYVLVLAAVPLLARITTARSMLGALAGIYLGIAAVDVLRLGLGAPAGIGYVNFVVWLLPAVLGVGYRRQLITQKAALILAAAVFAINIALVTFGPYTISLVGVAGQKVPNMIPPSLVLAGHAIVLSALAIAAMPAINRWAQRPRVWWAVAIGNSGAMTLYLWHMPALLGMHLVFDFLGFPRYDTTATNFVFLSVLQVVTMTILVTGLFLALRPLENNPLPGWDGGYVAHPGVRSAAVGVALMAAGGFTLASVVWGLKGFGLVCWVVVLAGLIIARSLASQRRVA; this is encoded by the coding sequence ATGACGATGACTCTGGGCCTGCCCACCGCCGATGAGGTGGGCGCCGCCACGGCGGCAACGCGCGACCGCGCACTCGACGTGATCCGGATCGTGTCGCTGGTCGGCGTGGTCCTCGGGCACACCGTCATGGCGGTGAGCGCCATCGACAACGGCGTGTTGTTGTGGGGCAACCTGCTCAACGGTCGCCCCGTTTTCCAGGCACTCACCTGGGTTTTCCAGATCATGCCGCTGTTCTTCTTCGCCGGGGTTGCCGCGAGCGTGGGCTCCTGGAAGCCCGGAACCAGCTGGGGATCCTGGCTCATGCACCGCTGCACCCGCCTGTACCGCCCGGTGTTCTACTACCTGGGCTTCTGGGCGGTGGCGCTGCTGATTCTCCGGCAGATCCTGCCGCTGCACGTATACGAGCCGGTCGCGGGGGTAAGCACCCAGCTCCTGTGGTTCCTGGGCGCCTACGTGCTGGTGCTAGCGGCGGTTCCGCTGCTTGCCCGCATCACGACCGCGCGGAGCATGCTCGGCGCGCTGGCCGGGATCTATCTGGGTATCGCGGCAGTTGACGTGCTGCGGCTGGGGCTGGGGGCTCCCGCCGGCATCGGATACGTGAACTTCGTGGTGTGGCTGCTGCCGGCGGTTCTAGGCGTGGGGTACCGCCGGCAGCTGATCACCCAGAAGGCGGCGCTGATACTCGCCGCAGCTGTTTTCGCGATCAACATCGCGCTGGTGACATTCGGCCCGTACACCATCAGCCTGGTCGGGGTGGCCGGCCAGAAGGTGCCGAACATGATCCCGCCGTCGCTGGTGTTGGCCGGGCACGCGATCGTCCTGTCGGCATTGGCCATCGCAGCGATGCCTGCCATCAATCGATGGGCTCAGCGCCCACGGGTCTGGTGGGCCGTGGCCATCGGCAACTCGGGCGCGATGACGCTGTACCTCTGGCACATGCCCGCGCTGCTGGGCATGCACCTGGTGTTCGATTTCCTGGGATTCCCCCGATACGACACCACGGCAACGAATTTCGTCTTCTTGTCAGTGCTTCAGGTGGTGACGATGACCATCCTGGTGACGGGCCTCTTCCTGGCCCTGCGGCCGCTGGAGAACAACCCCTTGCCCGGCTGGGACGGCGGCTACGTCGCGCATCCCGGTGTGCGCAGCGCGGCCGTCGGGGTAGCGCTGATGGCCGCCGGCGGGTTCACCCTGGCGTCAGTGGTGTGGGGGCTCAAGGGCTTTGGCCTCGTGTGCTGGGTGGTGGTGCTGGCCGGGCTGATCATCGCCCGGTCACTGGCCAGCCAGAGGCGAGTGGCTTAA
- a CDS encoding MMPL family transporter: MLERLARSVIAAPRLVLGAALLIAIAAAIFGVPVTKHLAAGGQQDPNSESAHVTRVLADKFGISDQSLVFMLTSEQGVKSPQMRAVASDLERQLKESGDVLNLTSAWTAPPPVAEDLFGTDGKSGLIVAGLTGGENDAQKHAATLIKSLAVDRDGVSIKAGGVATLYNQIVTQSEKDLLVMESIAIPISFVVLVWIFGGLYAALLPLVVGVFSIVGAMSILRGLTFVTDVSVFALNLAVAMGLALAIDYSLLIISRYREEVNAGKPRDEALVLTMTTAGRTVLFSALTVALALVALILFPMYFLKSFGYAGVAVVFVGAIAALVIVPAVVTLLGDRIDALDVRRLIRKILGRPEPVAKDVTETFWYRNTKRVMARAVPIAVVIVTALVVLGLPFLDGKFGFPDDRVLPASASVHQVGNEMRRNFNNNSSTNLSVIAEGIGAVPPSGIDQYATDLSKIEDVKEVAAPTGAFIRGMKVGPPSGATGIKDGTALFTVQTGAKPYTADAERQLDAIHALPGPGDTTVKIGGGAQLDRDAVDGIVDKLPLVLAIIAIVTFALLFLLTGSVVLPLKALVLNVLSLTATFGALIWIFQEGHLGGFGTEVTGTIVATMPMLLFCIAFGLSMDYEVFLISRIREYWMASGRTRADNDEAVALGVARTGRVVTAAAMIMTIAFAALIAAQVSFMRMFGTGLTIAIVVDATIIRMLLVPSFMRMLGRYNWWAPKPLVKLHDRIGFSD; encoded by the coding sequence ATGCTGGAACGTTTGGCTCGATCGGTTATCGCGGCACCTCGCCTCGTACTCGGTGCGGCACTACTTATCGCCATAGCGGCCGCCATCTTCGGCGTACCGGTCACCAAGCATCTCGCCGCGGGCGGGCAGCAGGACCCCAACTCCGAGTCTGCCCATGTGACACGGGTTCTCGCGGACAAATTCGGCATCAGCGACCAGTCCCTGGTCTTCATGCTCACCAGCGAGCAGGGTGTGAAGAGCCCGCAGATGCGCGCCGTCGCAAGCGATCTGGAGCGCCAGCTCAAAGAATCCGGCGACGTGCTCAACCTGACCTCGGCGTGGACGGCGCCGCCGCCCGTCGCCGAGGACCTCTTCGGCACGGACGGCAAGTCCGGGCTGATCGTCGCTGGACTGACCGGTGGCGAGAACGACGCGCAAAAGCACGCCGCGACTCTCATTAAGTCGCTCGCCGTCGATCGCGACGGCGTCTCGATCAAGGCCGGAGGAGTCGCCACCCTCTACAACCAGATCGTCACGCAGTCCGAGAAGGACCTGCTGGTCATGGAATCGATCGCGATTCCGATCAGCTTCGTGGTGCTGGTCTGGATCTTCGGTGGCCTCTACGCGGCGCTACTGCCCCTGGTGGTCGGGGTGTTCTCGATCGTGGGGGCGATGTCGATCCTGCGGGGCCTGACGTTCGTCACCGACGTATCGGTGTTCGCGTTGAACCTCGCCGTCGCAATGGGATTGGCGCTTGCTATTGACTACTCGCTGTTGATCATCAGCCGCTATCGCGAAGAGGTGAACGCCGGTAAGCCGCGCGATGAGGCGCTGGTGCTCACCATGACCACGGCGGGGCGCACGGTGCTGTTCTCGGCGCTGACGGTCGCTCTCGCGCTGGTGGCGCTGATCTTGTTCCCGATGTACTTCCTCAAGTCATTCGGCTACGCGGGTGTCGCCGTGGTCTTCGTCGGAGCCATCGCGGCACTGGTCATCGTGCCAGCAGTGGTCACGCTGCTCGGCGACCGGATCGATGCGCTCGATGTGCGCCGTCTCATCCGTAAGATCCTGGGCAGGCCAGAACCTGTCGCCAAGGACGTCACCGAGACGTTCTGGTATCGGAACACCAAACGCGTTATGGCCCGCGCGGTTCCGATCGCCGTCGTGATCGTCACGGCATTGGTGGTTCTCGGCCTGCCATTCCTTGACGGCAAGTTCGGGTTCCCGGACGACCGGGTGCTGCCCGCGTCGGCCTCGGTGCACCAGGTCGGCAACGAGATGCGCCGGAACTTCAACAACAACAGCTCCACCAACCTGTCCGTCATCGCCGAGGGCATCGGGGCGGTGCCGCCGTCGGGAATCGATCAGTACGCGACGGACCTGTCGAAGATCGAGGACGTCAAGGAGGTGGCCGCACCCACCGGCGCCTTCATCCGGGGCATGAAGGTCGGCCCGCCCTCCGGTGCAACCGGGATCAAAGATGGGACAGCACTTTTCACGGTGCAGACGGGTGCCAAGCCCTACACGGCAGATGCCGAGCGTCAGCTCGACGCCATCCATGCCCTACCCGGCCCGGGCGATACCACGGTGAAGATCGGTGGGGGAGCGCAACTGGACCGTGACGCCGTCGACGGCATCGTGGACAAGCTGCCCTTGGTGCTGGCCATCATCGCGATCGTCACCTTTGCGCTGCTGTTCCTGTTGACCGGCTCGGTGGTACTGCCCCTGAAGGCACTTGTGCTCAACGTGTTGTCGCTGACGGCTACCTTTGGCGCACTGATCTGGATTTTCCAGGAGGGGCACCTGGGCGGATTCGGGACCGAGGTCACCGGAACGATCGTCGCCACCATGCCGATGCTGTTGTTCTGTATCGCGTTTGGGCTGTCGATGGACTACGAGGTGTTCCTCATCTCCCGGATCCGTGAGTACTGGATGGCATCCGGACGCACCCGCGCCGACAACGACGAGGCCGTGGCGCTCGGCGTGGCCCGCACCGGGCGGGTCGTCACCGCCGCAGCGATGATCATGACCATCGCCTTTGCCGCGCTGATAGCCGCGCAGGTGTCCTTCATGCGCATGTTCGGCACCGGACTGACCATCGCGATCGTGGTCGACGCCACCATCATCCGGATGCTGCTGGTGCCCTCGTTCATGCGAATGCTCGGGCGCTACAACTGGTGGGCACCTAAACCGCTCGTCAAACTCCATGACCGAATCGGATTCAGTGACTAA
- a CDS encoding nuclear transport factor 2 family protein produces MSSAPFADELLATVQASPAAVGAHDKDSWVGLFATYGQVNDPVGSRPHIGEAAISKFYDTFIAPNTIVFEVENDVVAGMSVLRDLTIHTTMSTGVTMHIPMHLRYDVVEDGPAASLKIDRLFAFWELRAMIGQLLGAGSDGLLASAKLGPQLLKNQGLNGVLGFMRGLKGVRETGKQRVQELAGALAARDVPTVTRLLSPDASLSLDGVTDASLAEFVSATSSLTVNKLLAAGSSVSATVHLGDRRGVGLFEFSNNSAAPGTLASVRLYF; encoded by the coding sequence GTGTCCAGCGCACCATTCGCCGACGAGCTGCTGGCGACCGTTCAGGCGTCGCCCGCAGCTGTCGGTGCACACGACAAGGACAGCTGGGTCGGCCTCTTCGCCACCTACGGCCAGGTCAACGACCCGGTGGGTTCGCGGCCTCATATCGGTGAGGCCGCGATCAGCAAGTTCTACGACACCTTCATCGCGCCCAACACCATCGTGTTCGAGGTCGAAAACGATGTGGTTGCCGGGATGTCGGTGCTGCGCGATCTGACCATTCACACCACGATGTCGACCGGCGTCACCATGCACATCCCGATGCACCTGCGCTATGACGTGGTGGAGGACGGGCCGGCCGCATCGCTCAAGATCGATCGGTTGTTCGCGTTCTGGGAATTGCGCGCCATGATCGGCCAGCTGTTGGGCGCCGGTAGCGACGGGCTACTGGCGAGCGCGAAGCTGGGACCGCAGCTGCTGAAGAACCAGGGGCTCAACGGGGTACTGGGGTTCATGCGCGGCCTCAAGGGCGTTCGCGAGACAGGCAAGCAGCGCGTCCAGGAACTGGCGGGCGCCCTGGCTGCCCGGGACGTCCCGACGGTCACCCGGCTGCTCTCCCCCGACGCCTCCCTCTCCCTGGACGGCGTTACCGACGCATCGCTGGCCGAGTTTGTCTCGGCAACAAGTTCATTGACCGTTAACAAGCTGCTGGCCGCGGGCTCCTCGGTGTCGGCCACCGTGCATCTGGGTGATCGGCGCGGAGTCGGGCTCTTCGAGTTCTCCAACAACTCGGCGGCACCGGGCACGTTGGCGTCGGTGCGGCTCTACTTCTGA
- the tpx gene encoding thiol peroxidase — MAQITLRGNPINTVGELPAVGSPAPAFELVGADLGPVTSDQYRDKPVILNIFPSIDTPVCQTSVRTFNQRAAEAGAPVLCVSKDLPFAQKRFCGAEGIENVGTASAFRSAFGEDFGITIADGPMTGLLGRAIVVIGADGNVAYTELVPEIAQEPDYDAVLGALS; from the coding sequence ATGGCACAGATCACGTTGCGCGGAAACCCCATCAACACGGTCGGCGAGCTTCCCGCTGTCGGCTCTCCTGCCCCGGCATTTGAGCTGGTAGGCGCCGATCTCGGCCCTGTGACCAGCGATCAGTACCGGGATAAGCCGGTGATCCTCAACATCTTTCCTTCGATCGACACCCCCGTCTGCCAGACCAGCGTGCGGACCTTCAACCAGCGTGCCGCCGAAGCGGGCGCGCCGGTGCTGTGCGTGTCCAAGGACCTGCCGTTTGCCCAGAAGCGTTTCTGCGGCGCCGAGGGCATCGAGAACGTGGGCACCGCCTCGGCATTCCGCAGCGCGTTCGGTGAGGACTTCGGCATCACCATCGCCGACGGCCCGATGACCGGGCTGCTGGGCCGCGCGATCGTCGTGATCGGCGCCGACGGCAACGTCGCCTACACCGAGCTGGTGCCCGAGATCGCGCAGGAGCCCGACTACGACGCGGTGCTCGGGGCACTGTCCTAA
- a CDS encoding TetR/AcrR family transcriptional regulator, giving the protein MTKRPRSSRGEGDQLRDEIIDAAIELVLEAKELRAPSIREVARKIGVTPPSIYLHFADKDELMDAVCGQYYQRLDDEMVAAAVDQQTTLERLHAQGMAYVRFAVATPLMYRLATSAPPRDDSELDETLVSAAFAHLHKGVQELVEEGFYPDGDTVAMGLQLWSAAHGVASMLVTKPYLPWGDAELFADNALRAACLGQAVSDVDLTAVLPRQK; this is encoded by the coding sequence GTGACTAAGCGTCCGCGTTCGTCGCGCGGTGAAGGAGACCAACTGCGCGACGAAATCATCGACGCCGCAATCGAACTTGTCCTGGAGGCCAAGGAGCTGCGTGCGCCGTCGATCCGTGAGGTGGCCCGCAAGATCGGTGTGACCCCACCGTCGATCTATCTGCATTTCGCGGACAAGGATGAGCTGATGGACGCGGTGTGCGGGCAGTACTACCAGCGGCTGGACGATGAGATGGTGGCCGCGGCCGTTGATCAGCAGACCACGCTGGAGCGCCTGCACGCGCAAGGTATGGCGTACGTGCGCTTCGCCGTCGCGACCCCGCTGATGTACCGGCTGGCCACCTCGGCGCCGCCCCGCGATGACAGCGAACTGGACGAAACGCTGGTGAGTGCGGCATTTGCGCACTTGCACAAGGGGGTTCAAGAACTCGTGGAAGAAGGCTTCTACCCCGACGGCGACACCGTCGCAATGGGTCTGCAGCTGTGGTCGGCGGCGCATGGAGTGGCCTCGATGCTGGTCACCAAACCATATCTGCCGTGGGGTGATGCGGAACTGTTCGCCGACAACGCCTTACGCGCAGCGTGCCTGGGACAGGCGGTCAGTGATGTCGATCTGACCGCAGTGCTGCCGCGTCAGAAGTAG
- a CDS encoding DUF1697 domain-containing protein: protein MTRYAALLRGVNVGGITMKMADVRDALTADGFAGVTTILASGNVLLDSSDTASAVKERLQRVLGDRFGYEAWVLVYDLDTVGRIIDAFPWEPDIEDVHSYVMFCSDPAVLTELAALGGELDDSERIAAGDGVLYWQVPKSQTLASPVGKTMGKKRYKSTTTTRNLRTLHKLVR from the coding sequence GTGACCAGGTACGCCGCCCTGCTGCGCGGAGTGAACGTTGGTGGCATCACCATGAAGATGGCCGATGTCCGCGACGCCCTCACCGCTGATGGATTCGCTGGTGTGACAACAATTCTCGCCAGCGGCAATGTGCTGCTGGACTCTAGCGATACCGCCTCCGCGGTCAAGGAACGGCTACAGCGGGTACTCGGCGATCGCTTCGGTTACGAGGCCTGGGTGCTGGTGTACGACCTGGACACGGTCGGCCGCATCATCGATGCGTTCCCGTGGGAGCCTGATATCGAGGACGTGCACTCCTACGTGATGTTCTGCAGCGACCCTGCGGTGCTCACCGAACTGGCAGCCCTTGGCGGCGAGCTCGATGACAGTGAACGCATCGCCGCCGGTGATGGCGTGCTGTATTGGCAGGTGCCCAAGTCGCAGACCCTGGCCAGCCCCGTCGGTAAGACGATGGGCAAGAAGCGGTACAAGTCGACGACGACCACCCGCAACCTGCGGACGTTGCACAAACTCGTTCGCTAG